tgcgtatttacagttcagcgattttttatttcatttattgtactcgtcctcggtcttatgaagtaaactcttctttgaccggactgagttagtgtccttatttggcgagttttatcgcttggattggactttccctgtactcgtcctcggtcttatgaagtaaactcttctttgtcCGGActgagttagtgtccttatttggcgagttttatcgcttggattggactttccctgtactcgtcctcggtcttatgaagtaaactcttctttgaccggactgagttagtgtccttatttggcgagttttatcgcttggattggactttccctgtactcgtcctcggtcttatgaagtaaactcttctttgaccggactgagttagtgtccttatttggcgagttttatcgcttggattggactttccctagttaaccgaagtggttttcggcttattgcagttcgtttcagacgaattgcttgtttcttaagctgaattgtggagtcttgtatcttccttagaagcttggactcacaattgtctttaataattgatctaaaaaggggatcagcctttaaagaacaatatacctcagtaacatttataagagacaaaacgcacatagagagacaaaacgcacatagagagacaaataaaaaggacgaaaaagattttaatcttttaaaaaacaatacaaatatgaaagcacatacccctaggaccgaactagacacaagactgaccggaccttgtctcttacaaatagaacttcttgaggttggaaatatgccatgttcggggtacttgttctcctgacatgtgagtcaatttataagacccttttcccaggacttctgacacccgatacggaccttcccatgtgggttcaagtttgcccagcttttctgctcggcttacttcattgtttctcaatacgagatctcccacttgaaactgcagctttttcaccctttggttataataccgggctacttgctccttgtacttggcttcttttatgaaggccaattctcttatttcttcggcaagatctagttcggctctcagcccgtcgtcattcagttctgttgagaaattaagagttcgggggctgggtatgccgatctcaaccggaattacggcttcagtgccgtacactagactgtacggagtttcaccgttggaggtttttggtgtagttcggtaagaccataggacttgaggaagattttctacccattgtcctttggcttgttctaaccgagtttttaatcatttcaccaaagtacggtttgttacttccgtttgtccgtttgcttgtgggtgagagactgaagtgaaccgctgttgaatattcaactcttggcaccaattcttgaatgttttgtcagtaaactgagtcccattatctgaaatgaggatatggggtatgccaaatcggcaaactatgttcttccagacaaaatctaatgcctttgagctcgttatcgtagctaatggttcagcctccacccactttgtgaagtaatccacgacaacgatcaagaatttcatttgccggggagcttgtggtagtggtcctactatgtctatgccccattgcataaaaggccaagggctttgcatagcacatagatcagtctgcggcatccttgggatatttgcatggatttggcatttcgtacatttcttaactagctgtactgcttcttgtaccaaagttggccaataatatccccatctcagaacttttttagctaatgctctagctccgatgtggctaccgcaagatccttcatgaacttctctaaggatgtaatccgtctcttctggtcctacacatcgcaataacggttgaaggtaggactttctatataggactccttcatgaagttcataccgaagtgctcggcatgtgattttccttgcttctctcttatcctcgggcagttgtccttgatctagatactttaatattggcgtcatccagttcggtgaactggttactgagtgtacttcagcttcatcaatgcttctgtgcggtaattcctccacctttgagctcggatatgaggccaacttacttaaagtatctgctcggctatttcccgctctgggaatgtggattatccgaaagtaagagaaatttcggctaatactttgcgctttgtccaagtattttttcatcctttcaccacgggcttcacttgtacccagcatgtgattcactatgacttgtgaatcacaatgaattttgagagatttgacaagtagatgttgcgctaactgaagtccggcaagaagggcttcgtattcggcttcgttattagtggttgggaataagaaccgaagtgaataagttacttcgtgtccgtcgggagcgataagtagaataccagctccacttcctgtcttattcgaagctccatctacgaatccaatccaacagtccggcggctctacttcgggtttctggggctgtgttagttcgtcattggtaggatttttctgttcggcaataatggggattgcctgatcgaactttgcctctacaagaaaatctgccaaggcttgtcccttgatggctttccgaggtagatattctattgaatgttctcccaactctatggcccacttggcaattctgcctgatgcttctggcttagtcaaaacttgccgaagtggaagatcggttaagacgcatactttgtgagcatagaaatatggccgcagtctccttgctgcatttactaatgccagagcaattttttccagaggttgataccttgtttcgggacctcttaatgctcggcttgtaaagtagataggacgctgttttaggccttcttctcgtacaagcaccgcgctaatggtttgatctgatgctgctaaatataagaatatcacttcggcatctgttggagcagagagagtaggaagttcggttaaataacttttgagttcgtcaaaagcctttttctgttcggctccccactcaaactttggtgcctttttcaaaacattgaagaacggcatttgcttttcggctgcttgggaaaggaatctattcagtgcggctagacatccagttagcctttgcacatcatgtatggacttcggcattgccatgttctgaacaacttgaacctttaggggatttgccttgagtccttcctttgaaacccaataacccagaaattttcccgaatctaccaaaaaggtacatttttggggattgagtttgaggttggcttttttgagcacgtcgagagtggatttgagattgttttcgtactccgaagtgcttctgcttttaacaactatgtcgtcaacatatacttcaacctcttttccgatcaggtgccgaaatagcttatctaccatcctttgatatgtggctccggcattctttaaaccaaatggcatctttttataagcaaaaataccgaagtcagtaatgaaagccgtttttgaagcatcattctcatccattaaaacttggtggtatcctttatacaaatcaagaaaacagaaaatttcgaagcctatcagagcttctacttttttatctatgttgggaagggggtagcaatctttaggacagtgcttatttagatctgtaaaatctatgcacatccgccatcctccttcttttttcttgatcatcacaggattggccacccaagaaggatattttacttcaaataatacatccgctttcagtaattggcggacttcgtcatggatgacttgatttctttctgccgcaaagagtctttgcttctgttttataggccggactgaaggatcaatatttaaccgatgtgtaattacctcgggagacactccagtcatgtccaacggagaccacgcaaagacatctttgtactctttgaggagctggatggtcttttcccggagtagaggtgttcccgcgaaaccgatcttgaccgttctggatggatcgtcttcgtataactgaactggtcgtgagttcggctccggtgtgacttcgttcatttcgcctgcctctgactccggctgctgtgattgctatgcttgatggtgccgatctgattgttcggcacttttaagcgcaatctgcagacattcttttgctctcttttgatcacctcggatgactgctatccctcctttagtggggatcttgattgtgaggtgataagtagagcaaatggcccgaactgtgttgagccagtctcttcccagtataatgttatacggggatcgagcttttaccacaaaaaactcgatcaccgtactggagctagtaggcgctcttcctaccgtaatcggaaggctgataataccttcagggcgggtgtcctcctgggcgaaacttttcagaggaattggggccggactgagccgagctggatccacttccagtttatcaaaacattctttaaaaagaatgctaaccgacgctcctgtatccacaaacactctgtggatcagtttgtttgccactccagcttgaatgacaatagcgtcttgatgaggagaaatggccgggacgggatcggcatctgaaaatgtaattacttcctcctccttcagccttttatgtgttggctcctctcgattgaagcctctgcgctctgattttagagacgatttagtcttcccggctgggagagcgtcaatagtctggatcactccatcatattgcggctcgtcatcgtcttcgggatcctgttgccttttaggatcctgaggagcgcagttcgcacttctctgtttcttattctttttcggcggcttgctttggtatttttttaacgtccctgctttcacaagaacatcaatatctgctgccaaatttcggcactcctcggtatcgtgaccgtggtcttgatggaaggagcaatatttatcctgacttcggcgcgtggccgatttcgtcatcgactttggtttttcgaacataccagaatgcagttcgaaaatttccgctctcgacttgttcaatggtacgaactgagcgggtggtttctcaggattgagacgtggtcccaatctgtcttgtaccggtgccctttgaattctttcaaaaggagttcggcgaggatgtccctgatcgctatgatcgggcttcctcttgtctcctctggaagagctgtctaaagaccgttttcgacggtctgcctcatcagcacgagaaaactggtccgcaatgtcccacatctcttgagctgtttgcggactgcattcaacgagctttctgtagagagctcctggcagaattccattttggaatgccgaaatgacaagtagatcattgagatcatctacttttaggcattccttgtggaatctcgtcatgaagtcgctaatcttttcatcgcgaccttgacgtatagaaagcagctgagccgaagtgattcgggcttccgctttctggaagaacctcctatgaaaagcatccattagatctctgtaagatctaatgctgccttgagggaggctatcaaaccaccttcttgcgttcccgatgagcagctcgggaaacagcttacacatatgaacctcattgagaccttggttcgccatattatactgatagcgtcccaggaagtcatgaggatccactaacccgtcataagtcactgacggagttcggtaattctgtggcaacggagttctggtgatatcatccgaaaatggagtcttcagcgctccatacatagcgaatccgacatctctacggtatggtggagatggagttctcctgtgatttcggtaacagggaggagaaggaacatgtcggtggtgaggattctttctcctggaagatacgacactactgcggtagtgactttcatgtctggagggggagggagaatccgccgttttcttctccggcttctggctcttttgcaggaatgttaagaactcatcctgcttctcagccaagaacgacttgacagcctcattcaaagcgagctgctgggaaggctcggtgcgatgattttttgagtggtttgttctttcaccgtgagaactggaggcagatttctcccgaggctgttttccaggcctacgggctggactagcttcctcacattcttcacggacggaagtatgggtattatgtgatctggtacgcattttttttggtggaaaaggatcaaaaactcgcttttatcacagttttggttctctgtttcccacagacggcgccagtgatgatctggcgaatttttgatgggaataaatgcaagtaataaatgatcacaacacggaaaattacgtggttcgatttactgaggtaaatctacgtccacgggaagaagagagggcaaatttgtattgcttggtctcgcttacagattacaatactgatttgctatcagattcaggatctagagagcttaaccctcgtctatctgatctaagttctatttatacactcgaactaagatcgtggcttgcagccctggtagtggggttgataactgcttaataccactaaatagatcgtgggtgtaatggaggtagTGGGGTTGATTACATGGGTCCACtgtctccttgttcggtcgaatactgagaccgaactgctgaactttgccgatcagcttttaccgatctgagagttgagctcgattggtcggcttttaccgagctataggctgtgaccgaactctttggttgtgccgaattgatactaccgagctataggctgtgaccgaactctttggttgtgccgaactgatactctttcttgggttttgggctgatgggtcGTCACTGCTAtcgggctcgcaattattgtttagttgtttagttcgtatcccatcaggAATATCTCAAATCAATTGTAGAAACCAACTAATATATGGTTATTAAATGAATTCTCTTCATATAtgcatttttcctttttagtcaatcctacaagaatatacactttctaacTTTAGAAACTCATTTTTATCTTTCTATTAAGATgagtaataatattttaattactttttctctctacatattatttggggacggagggagcataagagcatccgcaatggtaatagcccagccatagtctagccacacactcctcatgccacatcatcagcactaaaaactcctcctgccacatcattaggacaagcaactggacatgcaatagtctagccataggctagccacaataaataaaattataaaaataacaatcacacaaaatacggaattcaacttacgacacagatacgagaaaatgcaataattttatttaaataaaaaaggtacattaaaaaaaactacataagtaaaaaaaaaaaactaacgccgtgcagtcttccgcgcccacaactcttcaattaaatctttttggagtcgaatatgagcttccacttggcgcatgtcggcatgtgcttggaggcggccgacttcatcgtgaggtaccccacttcgtaggttgggggcggccacggcgtggcttggaccggtttcattatcgtcgttggcccaactagtcagttgtacaccttcatcttcgacaatcatgttgtgcatgataatacatgcgtacattatatcagcaatgcagtcgacatgccacaaacgcgttggacccctaattgccgcccatcgagactggagcacaccaaatgcgcgctacacgtccttgcgcgccgactcctgccgttccgcaaagtaggccttcctctcatctgatgcgcacctgatcgtcttcacaaagacaggccacctagggtatatcccatccgccaagtagtagcccatatcatgctggttcccgttggcgataaaactgatggtcGAACCGACGCcgtggcactgctcgttgaaaaggggcgacgagttgaggacgttgaggtcgttgttcgacccggctaccccaaaatatgcatgccaaatccacagccagtaatcagctacggccttgaggatcatcgtgggattctttcccttgtagccggtcgtgtagaaccctttccaggcagcggggcagttcttccactcccaatgcatacaatctatgctgcctaacatacccgggaacccatgcttctccccgtgcatctgcatcagctcctggcagtcttcgggggtagggcttcgaaggtactgatcacggaatatttcaaccacgccctgacagaaatacttcatacattcaagggtagtcgtctcaccgatgtggaggtactcgtcccacatgtctgccgcgcctccgtaggccaactgcctgattgccgcagtgcacttttgaataggtgtttggccgggtctgccagccgcatcgtgtctgaagcggaaacacatatatcgacgctccaaagcgtcaacaatacgcataaacagggccctactcatcctaaaacgccgcctgaaaaggttggcgttgaaccgcggctctggtgcgaagtagtcttcatatagccgctgatgtgcagccacgtgatcccgctcaatcactgctcggcggtggacaacgggtcgaggtcgaggtaccgccggctgtaAGGCCCTTTGTATCAGCCGGTTTATCTcacgggacgtataggcctccaactcttcgttcattcgtcgttcgtactcctcagcatccccaccactactaccacccgtgctgctcatttcgcgttgttgctcttgtacataaattaagatagagagaaaactcgttaaaacaagtggtgcgaatgaaaatgacgtacaaatcgcgtatatatagtgttttgaaaattaaataaaaaaataaaaaatcggctggccgatcgctcgccgatcgggagcctgcaatggcggccagcagatcggcgagcgctcgagaatcggcgtgcgctcaccgattttctcgccgatttggcgctggccgactgcaatggttcggcgagcggaccggccagcgccggtccgctcgccgccattgtggatgctcttaaattgGTACtttggccggtccgctcgccgctattgtggatgctcttaaattgGTACTTTGGTTAAGTGTCATAAACGGATCGCTTATGTGGTAGTTTGCGGAAGGCAGCTAGACAACATTATATGATCACTACTCACTAGTCGTGACACTGGGGTGCGGTCGGCAGGAATTATAAATTAACAATTACATAAGTTACTTCCAACTAATTATAACTAATTAGAATATAGGAGTAGTAGTTAACTTcagaataaaatttatttaattaaacattttttaattaaaatgggaAAGTGGTCGGCAGTGTAGTAGACCATGAAATTAATCGTGTGCAATAAATTTTCCCTTTAAACATGAAACGTGGGCCGATTTCATATCAACCAACTTATAAATTCTACCGACCcatagtttgtgtttgttggaGGAGCCCAATTCATCAATTGAATAGACAAACTTCAAACTTTGTAGTTATATCGTACAAGGTTTTTATGTCGCATTTAAGAGCTTATAAATATTTTCCTAGCACAAAATTGATAGACAAATAATAAACAGAGTcatggtaaaaaaaaaagagcgAATCACTTTACGAAAAAAAGAGCGAATTAGAAACTGAATTAGATATTTATACAATCGAATGGAGTACGGATTTGAACATAGTCCACCTATGCAAAATCGCACCAAAAACGTCGTAAAATACAACTGCAACATCACTCGGTGATAGTTCAACGGACATGAATCCTTGTCCGTCGTAAAAGAATTCCAAACCTTGCTCGTTGGTTGTATTCACATCTCCCCTCCACGCTTTCGAACCGGCCCCACTTGTCAAAAATTGGATCGGGCTGCAACAAAATCCAATGCAACACACTATTATAAACTAAACAAGAATAATAACGAAAAATCCGTGCATAAAACATCTTATATAACCAATGTATGGTACAAGAGTCCTGTAACACACATTTGCTAACTAAAACATACTATGAAACAAATGATTTTTCTTTAACTAAATATAGATTAACATTTATgattaaaatgaaatgaaaagatGAGTGTTACCTTTTAGTGTCGCTAATGCGCTGAAGACAATGATCATGTCCGTTCACATAAAGATCAACTTCGTTGGCCTGTTGATTAATCCCAAAGTCAATTAATTATGCAAGtgtcattaaacactaatagcAAATAAATTTACCCAattatgattctttttctatttttttacctCAAGAATTGGAAGAAGCCGATCCACAAGCTCTTGAGTGTCGCCATGGTGGCTCACACTTCGAATAGCATGATGACCCACCACAATTTTCCATGTCGCTTTCGAATTCTTCAATGCTAATTCAAGATCCTATTTTTTTGGCCAACAAATGAAAATTAGCATTGggaattttaattaatcaaaaatcCAAATCCAGCTAAATTTAACCAATTGAGCTTGATTCAATAAATGCATCCTAAACGTGTTGCGATTTAATACATCAATCTCTTAACTACTTATGTTTACTTTGTTGCCAAAATGACACTAAAAACATTTGAGATTTGTCCCACCCGCACCTAATTTCattataatagtaaaattatatGATCATTTCCAATTTAACTTTTTCATAGAGCTAAACTAATAGTGATACATAATTAATTTAGAGGTATTTGAGGTGTAGCACATAAAGTTGATAAGACAAGGTGAAACTTACTTTTAGTAAGTGGGAAGTATAGGTTTTTGGAGGGTACACACCACGCCAATCATAGACATGATCACCTGGATTTGTGAAATAATCTTCCACAAAGGGAGATGTGTCCACAAACAACAATTCTGCCACCTCTGTCCAAAATAAATCAAccaaaatcacataaatactccATACCCACAAAACGTCTAGTAATGATATTGATATGTAAAAAATACCAGCATTGACGATAAAGGACCTCAAGCAAAGCCATCTACAGTCGATTTTTCTAAGCAATGGGCTCAGTTGGGCCTCCGCATTGCCTCTGTAATCATGGTTCCCCAAAACTGCATACAATTTAAACATTTACTCTTATTaaactataaaaataaattatcaaataaatCACGAAACAAGTTAAATTCTGATCAGTCCCTACactaatcaaaattttaaaattaaatcacgAAAGATGAAAATTTTACAATCATCCcatcattttattttcagtGAAAATGTGCCAGTCGATTTTAAAAACTATCACCGATAGTGTCATAATTTATTTGaccatttcaaataaaataatagaaactGAAGCAGTAATAATTATTACCACTAAACCACTGTTTTTGGAGGCTCTTGGGCGTGTAAACATTTGTAAAAGAATCAACAAAGTTTGGATCTTCGACGTCTTTCAATCCATTATCGTAGAAATTATCACCAGTTGACACCACAAAATCGATGTCCATTTCTTCACCAATTCTCCCCATCTACACAAATTTAACATgagataaattaataaaaaatgattataaaaagtaaaaaaaaaaaaaattgcataccTGAGAAGCAACCTGTGATTGGTTGTATTCGCCCCTTCTTCCCCAATCTCCGACCACCAGAAATCTGAGCGTTCCGTCACCTTTTGTTGTCTGCTCAAACCTCACCAAATCCGCTGACACTCCGCAAATAATTAATAAACTCACCATGACTAACACAGGCGCCATGGTTTTGTTGTACCCCCCCATGGATGTGTGTTTCTTTAAAAACAGAGGAAATTTGGAAAGTGAGGGTGTTTTTTTGGTAGTTTTCTTTAACtcggaatatatatatataggaatcTATAATACTCGTAGTTACGGGAAATTTGGATTAGTTGTTAAATCTTTAAGCATAGGGAATCTTGAAGGAAAATAAACTAGAatcatgttttatttgtttattagtgtgtgtgttttggagAAATAAATAGTGTTTTATTGGTTTTAGGACTAATGCGAGGACTGGGCAGAGTTGTGCGAATATGCGAAAGGTATCTCAAATGGGATGCTGCCAAAATTCGGGGAAAGATTCTTCGGATATTcggattattatttttattttattattattattattgttttgttGAAGGATAGCAATTCAATTCAACGCCTACATCCTATTTTTACTCTCCGTAGTACATTAGcgtttttcaaaaatattaattgcaataatgtgtttaaattcttttatgattgaattattgaaaatttttaGATGAGTGATTTACTTTGGTTGTCTTCTTATAAATGTGTGATACTATTAAAGCATGGAGTCGGAAAGTTGAGTTCATtaaactaaattttaaaaatagttcTTGAATAGAGCCAGAGCCAGGACTTGTATGTATAGTTTAGTTTTTAACCCAAGATTATAGATAGAGTTTATTGATTTGGAGGAATTATACATGGACTAGATCATGCttattaattaggatttttGGTTGCTTAGCTGTTTTATTATAATCGCACATTATATTCATATCAGAAATTTTCTAGTAGTAAAATATCATTGGTTCGGTAATACTTGTAAATGTGTTTTTGTAGAATATGATTGAGTAATCAATTCTCATGTTGTATGGTGTGTtttcatgtttgtgtgtgttaTTTCTCAACAATTGGCATCTAGAATTCCAAGTTGGAATGGAGCAATTATGATTATGGCCGATAAATAGATTTCAAAAGATAATTTGATCGATCATATTTGAGTTCCAAGAAGTTGTAGATGAAGGATTATGATACgagggtactcgtatcggttccggcagcgcgaagtcgccggagaagggttaggttcgttcgcgggatcctcccgtcgagcagcctagggttctcggtcaattagggtttgacgagatgaacttgcggaaaataaagtacaataaaagataaagtaacGATAAAGGATAAACTGAATTGATATTTTGTTGAATGATTGAACTaaagaacaatgtccactatttataatagtggatactaacttaatgagcaagacaaaagatatgaaaaagatatgcaaatctataattaactaactaaataataataataataataataataataataataataataatcgtaccaactcccccacggttgaaatccaccttgtccccAAGGTGGGCACCATGAAGCAACAATGAGTgtcgaggaatcctcctgggtcaaacatacaccgaatagttgagcgtctccctgcatcaatgcgtccatgaatgctcaagcataGAGTGTCATTTTGCAGAGGAATCAACCGGGCATCGGCGTCGAGGAAAGTTGATCGATGATTAATACCTGTAACATCACCAACATGCCAAACCACATATACACAGACAATTACCTTCTTCATATCCTCAATGGAACCATCTTCGTCCCCTTTCAACAAAAAAGAATCAATCTTGTTGCTCAACATTGTAATATCCAACCTGTTATGCTCTACCACATGTATAGGTTCTCGGCAAGTAAAAATAA
This genomic interval from Salvia splendens isolate huo1 chromosome 13, SspV2, whole genome shotgun sequence contains the following:
- the LOC121761564 gene encoding purple acid phosphatase 17-like, whose amino-acid sequence is MGGYNKTMAPVLVMVSLLIICGVSADLVRFEQTTKGDGTLRFLVVGDWGRRGEYNQSQVASQMGRIGEEMDIDFVVSTGDNFYDNGLKDVEDPNFVDSFTNVYTPKSLQKQWFSVLGNHDYRGNAEAQLSPLLRKIDCRWLCLRSFIVNAEVAELLFVDTSPFVEDYFTNPGDHVYDWRGVYPPKTYTSHLLKDLELALKNSKATWKIVVGHHAIRSVSHHGDTQELVDRLLPILEANEVDLYVNGHDHCLQRISDTKSPIQFLTSGAGSKAWRGDVNTTNEQGLEFFYDGQGFMSVELSPSDVAVVFYDVFGAILHRWTMFKSVLHSIV